From the Fusarium oxysporum Fo47 chromosome X, complete sequence genome, the window ACATCGTATATTAGACCAGTGCCAGCCCCCGACCCCAGGCTTTACGGCATGAGATGAGACCTTTTGTAATCTCGCAAGCTTGGCATCTCTTATAGACCAATTTACCTCATTGTCGGCTTCTGACTGGACCCGGAATTAGGTAAAAAGGTCCGAATTTAGCCTATGTACTCTTACAAGACAGGTTTCTACCAAGAGCACGGTCTTGTTGTTAAAGCTGAAAACGCCTGAGCTCAGGAggaacatcatcatctgaaaCGAGATCGACATACCATGACTGGTGTGGCAATGCCGACTGATCTCCGCCATCTTTCAAGGGGTGAGGGTTGCAATGGTAAGGAGCGGTCAGAGTCTAGGCACGGTAAGATTGAAAGACAATCCGTGTTAGCTCAAACCGGGCCAACTATCACGGCGCAAGACGTTGTATTTAGTTCGGACATTGGAGAAAGTCCGACGGTCCCGGCTAGCCTGGGGCAAAGACCCCGGGTCGATGTGATTGAAGAGGCGCCACAGATGTGACATGGGAAGTCAGGCAGGCTCAGAAGCGAAGGACGGTTCAAGTCGACCCACCGAAAGCATTAATGCTGTGACTGATATTTTTTACTCCTATCGCTCAAGATCTTATAAAGGtaaaagttatattaaataagactttataaataaaatacctaagtattaatttattataattattaaatttaattatatttaaataataattattaaaatagtattattaaatatatcagttataaataataaagtagtttatatatattataaataaacttctattatttaaaaaccttatttaatataagtaattataataaagataaaaaagtatctaatataaattaaaagaccttaatttatatattaaaagaaataaagtaaataaattaagattataCTTTCtatctttaattacttatttataacttttatttctttttaatttaactttttattagctaatataaTCTACTTTACTAACCTTAAATTAGgtaatagtattattattattatattaatatatctttcTCTACTAGGTTTAAATACttaacctacttaccttaattatatatttaagtagctatttattattagaaggGGCTACTAGTTATAGCTgtataattaattaaaataatatttctatttttaataaattaaattaccttaaatatattaaggcCTTTAATACTATAGCTACTAAGGTATTAAAGGGTTTTAACACCGCCTTAAGCTTttaaaaattaatataaaaaaaagaagtatatatatctaaataactttataactattatatacttaaaaggtattttattttattttaaagtATTTTCTTAAGTTTTAAgatttaataatattatataaagctatataaacatattaagtagtaaaatatattaataatataataataaataaattaattaattagttaattagcATAAATAGGATTTCTAAACTTTAACCCTAAAGaagtataattaatattaacttatttataaaaaagtataaaatataaaagttatattaactttaataagttTTTAAAgctaatatattttctattaagaaatattatttaaaatatacttatatttctctctctctttttaacctttatatatcttttttattatatctcttttccTTTATTTCTTACTTATTCCTAGCTAATAAGAGGGCATATTAATACCTTTTATTAGGCTGTAATTAATTAAAGGCAGCcttaaggctattatatatagcaGCTTATAATTGCCTAGTAATAggcttatcttataactattatttaGAAGCTGCCTCTAATTATCCTACTAATAGGTAATAGGCttaataagatatactaCTTATGCTGTTAAAATGCTAGGTAATATATGGTCTAATAACCTATTTGTAGAATTGTTATTAGTATATACTCTATAGATAGGTTGTAAATTctctagctcagcacgtcctgtgccccCGTAGGGGACGTCGGGGACCTTCAGTGCCCAAGACCCTCCGGACTAAAAATATACATAATATAACATAACTGCCATATTAATATCCTGTCTTTATGCGGTGTTGTCTGAAGTATCTATAAGAGTTCTTATTCAGTAAATGAGTTATGCTGGGCCGTGATCAGCAAATATGTAGAAGATACTTGTCATGATGGCGTTAGAGGGTAGGGTTAACCGGTGGAGcgctttcttctctttggcctCTTTCCAACCTTGCTTCAAGCTCCAAATTTGGTTAAGCAGGGAGCGCAACGATTGGGTTCGTGCGTTGGCAATGCACGATATTTCGAAAAGTGATTCGGAAGGACAGAAGACCTGCATCATCTGGATGCTCGGCCTATCGATTCCTGTTTCGAAATTGTAAGACTCAAAAGTTCTAGCCGTACACCACTACAATCCCTGCTAGTCAACTTCTGTCCCCAAATTGCACGTTGAGGTCATACATACACCTTTACAAACTCCCCCGACACAAGATCGTCAAGTCCCATCGAAAAGACTATAAACTAGGACTCGTGCAATTATCATAGGAGTAGAagataaaatactattaacTGAATTATAGCTAGAGCTAAGAGCGCTAGAATGCCAAATAAATATTTTAGCAACGTCTATGTAGAAGAGTAGGAATGCCAGTTTGGCAATCACAGAATaacatcttcagcatcaatGAAGCAATTAGTCACACTATGTATCCATATGGAACTCCTGTTCTTAGCGTCACCGCCCAGCCGCAAATGTCCAGGTCTCCAGCGGCATCCCGGGCGCCGCACTTTTAACACCCCGACTCGGGGTCTTTGCCCCATGATAGTTAGGGCGATATCCATCAGTCGGACCTGTCGGACTTTCTTTATTGTCCGAATCATCGGACAACTACGCTTGGCGCCAAAATCAACGGGCCGGGCTAGGGCTTAATATTCAAGGCTCTGACACCCTGTGGTATCATTGGTTCGTGTTGAGTAATATCCTTAGATCTGCCATACtatatccttaatattacCTATACCGAGCGGTCGTACACTTGTGCTTTGAAATCAACCCTATACTTTGCCAAAACCTTCTTAAAGTTAGCTGGGGGAAGGGAAGTTTAAATAGCGAAGCTGTATAACACAGAGTCTGGGCCCCAGGCTCACTAAAGGAGATATATATACAACATTGGAGTCGAAAACCCTCGACGTTCCATCTCCTCTCAATGATCTCAAAAAGTCGTTGAACTATGAAAAAGTCAGCCATGATCCAACTCGTTCATATCTcgctcatcttcgtcttgCTCGGACTTGTTTCCGGAAGTACAACATCAGACTTTAATAAATGGCGGCACGGAAGGGTCAAAGTCGACGGTATCGGCCTCCATTTTCGATATGCTGGAAGTGGTCCGCCTCTCGTCCTAATCCACGGCAATCCGCAGCATAGCGTGGGTTTCAGTTCCTACTTTCGTCTACTTGATTACTAACTCAACAGAGCAGTTGACGTGGCGCTTGCTGGGGCCGCTCCTCGCAGATAATTACACAGTCATCACCCCAGACAATCGCGGTATGGGCGACAGTCTGCTGGCCCTTGATAACGACTACTCAGCCGAAGCTATCGCGCGGGACGTAAAAGGCATACTCGACTACCTccaaatcaactctacttATGTCTTTGCGCACGACAAGGGCTGTGGTCCCGCGGTCGCGCTCGCCGCTCAAAATCCCGGCCTCGTTAGGGGGATAGGACTTGGAGAATATACCCTGCCTGGATTTGGTTACGAGCATATTTGGTCACCAACTTATGAGTGGAACATCAATTCGAACTGGCAACTAGCGATGTTTACCATTCCCGAGCTAGCAACTACATTCCTTACCGGCCGTGAAAAGGAACTGCTCACATGGTATTTCTTCCATGCCTCATATGCGGGGGCAAACGTGATTCCCGAAGATGTTCTCAACCAATATGTCACGAGCATCAGAAAACCTGGTTTCTTGAGAGCGATGCTTAGTCCCTTCGCAGCCTATACAGTCAAGGCAGACGTAGCGTTCTTCAACAAAACTCTACGAGGAAAACCTCTTGATATTCCAGCACTTGTGTTGGGTGGCGAGGCCAGCATTGCACCCGTCGGACTTTTACGAACGCTATGGGGACCAGTTTTGACAAATGCTGTTTATGATATCATTCCAAAAGCGGGGCATTGGTTTGCCGATGAGAATCCTGGATGGGTGGCTGGCAAGATTAAATTTTTTTTGGAAGGGCTCAGACAGAACGTGCATGTTCCAGCCGTGGACTTGAAGTGGATGGATAACTCCATAAACCCTAGCTTAGGCTTGTAATTATGGCCTCAGAGCACACACGAATAGACATCCCTATAATTAATTACAAGTTCAGGTATGCTTGTTTTTAGACATTTATCTATAGGTACTTTACAAGGTGAGTTGAAAAGCACTTATCAGTGGGAATGCTTATTAGTCTAGTGTTATATTATTTCAGGAGATACttagtattttataagttttCTATAATATAggattttatataatatgCCTgcctataatattataagttaacCCTTAGagttattatactaataggttagcttatatttaatttatataagagtttataatagtattattagaTTATgaattaagttatatttatttctaaggttaatttatattttataaaaatataagtttttaatattaaaattaaataaaacttaaataagatagttaataagtaagtattataaaaggTAAGTATTATACTTTcctttcttatattatatttattttaatttaagttattacttttttattaattttactttatttatttttatatataatattaattagttatatacccttatatatatacttaattaataaagctagttAAAGTTTTAAGTTAATTTAGcttttagtaattaatttatataaaacttaacTTAATTtctttagtataattattataatacctaaataaataaagacTAAacctaataatatactaaatatattatacttagctattaataagtcttacttattaatatataagatttatatatataattagatataatatatatataataaagattATTAAATTTAGAAACTAAAGCTAGAAATTTAAGCTTTAAGAGGttaaagttatattatatttatatattatataataataatttttaaaCCTTAtatttaccttatatttttatttacttttatataaaaagaagtaatatatataagtatattattataaccctagcggctctattatatataccttatattttctactaattattattaacccttataaaaataaattaatattaagactctgtaattataaataattcattataattagtattactttattataattattactaatccTATATTaaccttactaattattattattacttattagtatataaattatatttattaatactttcCTAGAactaagcttattagctattaataagacttctttatattaataagcccTTAAGGATTACTTTAATGTAGTTAAGAGAAAATAATAAGCTGttataaagctatttatACTTAAGTAGTATAAATACTATATGGCCTACTTTGCTAAATTCTAATATCTTATATCtaagataaaataagataataaagccttaatagagatatattataaagggTTAAAGGAAAAGGTTAAGAATAAGTTATACTTAGCTAATAGACTAAAAGGAGGTCTAATAGAGTATATTactatagtaattaaaattaataaaagatagtataaatataaaagagagaaagtaaattataaatacggaaatacttttaatatatattaccCTAACTAGtgatataataataataactaggATAACTCTTAAAACcaaggataataataaagtaactaataaaataatattatatataatatatagctaggaCTTATAGCACTTAGAGCTATTAAGCCTGGTAATAACTACTgctaataagatatatttaaatataagtattataattataactaatttaaatatataatatataattacctaaaaCCTAGAAGAGCTAAGGATTTAAACTAAGGTAAGTAAACCCTAGgactaattaaataataagacccctaaatagctatatatacttaaatactaaaaataaCCTTAAGTAGTTATAAAATAgttttaaattttataattaagtttataaaacCTAAGCCTAAGAGTTATCCTAGAAGATAACTTAGGGTATTaactaaagaagaaaaataataataaagaattaaaagaaataaagcaaatagttaatactattataaatatatataagacctagaaaataaggtatataaataatagaagtaataaaagaaaagataaaaaaagaagaaagatatTAAAAAGGATAACCTTAAAGAACCTTAAACCCTTGGGGTAATTATAAAAGGAAAAATAAGTCTGCctaagaaagataaataagtataattatcTAAGGCAATAAATAATATCCCTATAAAAactattatttaataagataGATTAACTCTTATAgtaaatactaaaaaaggtatattattaagtataaaGCACCTAGGTTTACTCAGATAATACTttaaaagaaagaagaagtagtTAAAAAGGAATAAGAGgtaaaaagtaaaatatatacctattactattaatactCCTAAAGTATAAGACACAGAGgaggtataatataataagctatataatacctttgCAGGGaagataaataacttaagaatagGTAGAAATAACCCTGTAAactactatataataaagttagaAAAAGAATATACCTATTACCTAAagataggtatatataaggggctaagagatataaaaatactaaggaaattaaagaaatatatattaaagtatattactaatataatattataaatctattatattaagaataatagtttaataagaataataatattaggatattacttataaacctaaattataaggatatcttatagatattatacaaatattattaatataaatactacTCATAAAGTAAAGaagataatacttatttcttagtaat encodes:
- a CDS encoding putative hydrolase produces the protein MIQLVHISLIFVLLGLVSGSTTSDFNKWRHGRVKVDGIGLHFRYAGSGPPLVLIHGNPQHSLTWRLLGPLLADNYTVITPDNRGMGDSLLALDNDYSAEAIARDVKGILDYLQINSTYVFAHDKGCGPAVALAAQNPGLVRGIGLGEYTLPGFGYEHIWSPTYEWNINSNWQLAMFTIPELATTFLTGREKELLTWYFFHASYAGANVIPEDVLNQYVTSIRKPGFLRAMLSPFAAYTVKADVAFFNKTLRGKPLDIPALVLGGEASIAPVGLLRTLWGPVLTNAVYDIIPKAGHWFADENPGWVAGKIKFFLEGLRQNVHVPAVDLKWMDNSINPSLGL